One window of the Athene noctua chromosome 5, bAthNoc1.hap1.1, whole genome shotgun sequence genome contains the following:
- the ABL2 gene encoding tyrosine-protein kinase ABL2 isoform X2 — MGQQVGRVGEPGQQQPPPRGLRGSSAARPAGRRREVAARTAEGGFNIFTQHGEGKCRMIRKVISSSVLSSEALHHPYGCDVEPQALNEAIRWSSKENLLGATESDPNLFVALYDFVASGDNTLSITKGEKLRVLGYNQNGEWSEVRSKNGQGWVPSNYITPVNSLEKHSWYHGPVSRSAAEYLLSSLINGSFLVRESESSPGQLSISLRYEGRVYHYRINTTSDGKVYVTAESRFSTLAELVHHHSTVADGLVTTLHYPAPKCNKPTVYGVSPIHDKWEMERTDITMKHKLGGGQYGEVYVGVWKKYNLTVAVKTLKEDTMEVEEFLKEAAVMKEIKHPNLVQLLGVCTLEPPFYIVTEYMPYGNLLDYLRECNREEVSAVVLLYMATQISSAMEYLEKKNFIHRDLAARNCLVGENHVVKVADFGLSRLMTGDTYTAHAGAKFPIKWTAPESLAYNTFSIKSDVWAFGVLLWEIATYGMSPYPGIDLSQVYDLLEKGYRMEQPEGCPPKVYELMRACWKWNPPDRPSFAETHQAFETMFHDSSISEEVAEELGRTASSSSIVPYLPRLPMLPSKTRTLKKQAENKENIEGTQDTVEHSASSSAPGFIRSTKPTSGSPALPRKQRDKSPSSLLEDAKETTFTRDRKGGFFSSFMKKRNAPTPPKRSSSFREMENQPHKKYELTGNFSSVASLQHVDGFSFAPVQQDTSLAPPKCYGGSFVQRTFYNDDGTGTSSGGGVSTGGGWSGITGFFTPRLIKKTLGLRAGKPTGNEEASKPFPRSNSTSSMSSGLPEQDRMAMTLPRNSQRSKVQLERTVSTSSQPDESTGRANDLLPKRFEEGPALTRERPKAKLLPRGATALPFRTPCGSEEKEGPGLAAASKGKEKNSAQRQGALEDGERLGWSSPVKAAAILPTTHNHKVPVLISPTLKHTPADVQLIGTDSQGNKFKLLSEHQVTSSGDRDRPRRVKPKCAPPPPPVMRLLQQPAACSDAAEELSNVAGAQHGLELSEGSKKAAAAAPVGGKSGRPVMPPPQVPLSLSSTSPVKMANGTAGAKVALRKTKQAAEKISADKISKEALLECADLLSSAITEPTPNSQLVDTGHQLLDYCSGYVDCIPHTRNKFAFREAVSKLELSLQELQVSSTAASVPGANPVLNNLLSCVQEISDVVQR, encoded by the exons TGATACGCAAAGtaatttcctcttctgttctttctTCAGAGGCCCTGCACCACCCCTATGGTTGCGATGTTGAACCCCAGGCACTGAATGAAGCCATCAGATGGAGCTCCAAGGAGAACCTGCTTGGAGCCACTGAGAGCGATCCCAATCTCTTTGTTGCACTTTACGATTTTGTAGCAAGCGGTGACAACACGCTCAGCATCACCAAAG GTGAGAAGCTGCGAGTCCTGGGTTACAACCAGAATGGTGAATGGAGTGAGGTACGTTCGAAGAATGGGCAGGGCTGGGTACCAAGCAACTACATCACGCCGGTGAACAGCCTGGAAAAGCATTCATGGTACCATGGGCCAGTGTCACGCAGTGCAGCAGAGTATCTGTTGAGCAGTCTCATCAATGGCAGCTTCCTGGTTCGTGAAAGCGAGAGCAGCCCAGGGCAGCTATCCATCTCGCTCAGGTACGAAGGACGTGTTTACCACTACAGGATCAATACCACCTCAGATGGAAAG GTATATGTGACAGCAGAAAGCCGTTTCAGCACCCTAGCAGAGCTAGTGCACCATCACTCAACAGTAGCAGATGGACTGGTGACAACTTTGCATTACCCAGCACCCAAGTGCAATAAGCCCACAGTCTATGGAGTGTCCCCCATCCATGACAAGTGGGAGATGGAGCGGACTGACATCACCATGAAGCACAAACTTGGGGGAGGGCAGTATGGTGAGGTGTATGTTGGTGTCTGGAAGAAATACAATCTCACAGTTGCTGTGAAAACATTAAAG GAAGATACCATGGAGGTGGAAGAGTTCTTGAAAGAAGCTGCTGTGATGAAGGAGATCAAGCATCCAAATCTAGTGCAGTTGTTAG GTGTATGTACCCTGGAGCCACCCTTTTACATTGTGACAGAATACATGCCATATGGGAACCTGCTAGACTATTTACGGGAATGCAACCGGGAGGAAGTGAGTGCTGTTGTGCTACTCTACATGGCCACTCAGATCTCCTCTGCTATGGAATACCTGGAGAAGAAGAACTTCATTCACAG GGACCTAGCAGCACGGAACTGCTTAGTTGGAGAAAATCATGTGGTGAAGGTGGCTGACTTTGGCTTAAGTCGACTTATGACTGGAGATACCTACACAGCTCATGCTGGAGCCAAGTTCCCAATCAAATGGACAGCCCCTGAGAGCCTGGCCTATAACACGTTTTCAATCAAATCAGATGTGTGGG CCTTTGGGGTGCTGTTATGGGAAATTGCTACCTATGGGATGTCACCATACCCAGGGATTGACCTCTCTCAGGTGTATGATCTGCTGGAAAAGGGCTATCGAATGGAACAACCTGAGGGATGCCCTCCAAAGGTTTACGAATTGATGAGGGCAT GCTGGAAGTGGAACCCCCCAGACCGGCCTTCCTTTGCTGAGACCCACCAGGCTTTTGAAACCATGTTCCATGACTCGAGCATCTCAGAGG AGGTGGCAGAGGAGCTTGGAAGAACAGCCTCTTCCTCATCCATAGTTCCTTACTTGCCCCGGTTACCCATGCTTCCCTCCAAGACTAGAACACTgaagaaacaggcagagaacaaGGAAAACATTGAAGGCACACAAGATACTGTGGAGCACTCGGCTTCCAGCTCAGCACCAG GTTTTATCAGAAGCACAAAGCCAACAAGTGGGTCTCCCGCGCTGCCTCGCAAGCAGAGGGACAAGTCACCCAGCAGCCTGTTGGAGGATGCCAAAGAGACCACTTTCACCAGGGACAGAAAAGGTGGCTTCTTCAGCTCCTTTATGAAGAAGAGGAATGCTCCCACACCTCCCAAGCGCAGCAGTTCCTTCCGGGAGATGGAGAATCAGCCCCATAAGAAATATGAGCTGACGGGTAACTTTTCATCTGTTGCTTCCTTGCAGCACGTGGATGGGTTCTCTTTTGCTCCCGTGCAGCAGGACACAAGCCTGGCGCCACCCAAGTGCTATGGTGGGAGTTTTGTGCAGAGGACCTTCTACAACGACGATGGCACTGGTACCAGCAGTGGTGGGGGTGTAAGCACCGGTGGCGGGTGGTCAGGCATCACTGGTTTCTTTACACCACGCTTGATTAAAAAGACACTGGGTTTACGAGCAGGAAAACCCACTGGCAATGAAGAAGCTTCAAAGCCTTTTCCAAGGTCAAACTCTACATCTTCCATGTCCTCAGGGCTTCCAGAGCAGGATAGGATGGCAATGACCCTTCCCAGAAATTCCCAGAGGTCAAAAGTCCAGCTGGAACGGACAGTGTCCACCTCCTCTCAGCCCGATGAGAGCACAGGGAGGGCCAATGACCTGCTTCCCAAAAGGTTTGAAGAAGGCCCTGCTTTGACCAGAGAGAGACCAAAAGCAAAACTCTTGCCAAGGGGTGCCACAGCACTCCCTTTCCGAACCCCCTGTGGATCGGAAGAAAAGGAGGGTCCAGGGCTAGCAGCAGCTtctaaaggcaaagaaaaaaacagtgccCAACGGCAAGGGGCCCTTGAGGATGGCGAGAGACTGGGGTGGTCGTCTCCAGTAAAGGCTGCAGCAATACTTCCAACCACTCATAACCACAAAGTGCCAGTTCTAATCTCACCCACTCTAAAACACACTCCAGCAGACGTGCAGCTCATTGGCACAGACTCTCAGGGTAATAAATTTAAGCTCTTATCTGAGCATCAGGTCACTTCTTCTGGCGACAGGGACCGGCCCAGACGGGTAAAACCAAAGTGTGCTCCACCTCCACCACCAGTGATGAGGCTCCTGCAACAGCCAGCTGCCTGCTCAGATGCAGCAGAAGAGCTGAGCAACGTGGCAGGAGCGCAGCACGGACTGGAATTGAGCGAAGGGAGtaagaaggcagcagcagcagcacctgttGGTGGAAAATCTGGGAGGCCCGTGATGCCTCCACCTCAAGTGCCTCTGTCATTGTCTTCCACCTCCCCAGTGAAAATGGCCAACGGCACGGCTGGCGCAAAAGTAGCACTAAGAAAGACCAAACAGGCAGCCGAGAAAATCTCCGCAGACAAAATCAGCAAGGAAGCACTGCTGGAGTGCGCAGATCTTCTCTCGAGTGCCATCACCGAGCCGACACCAAACAGCCAGCTGGTGGACACAGGGCACCAGCTGTTGGATTACTGCTCAGGCTATGTGGACTGCATCCCACATACACGCAACAAATTCGCCTTCCGGGAAGCCGTGAGCAAACTGGAACTCAGCCTGCAGGAACTGCAGGTGTCCTCAACAGCTGCTAGCGTCCCTGGGGCAAACCCCGTCCTTAATAACTTATTGTCATGTGTCCAAGAAATCAGCGATGTGGTGCAAAGGTAG
- the ABL2 gene encoding tyrosine-protein kinase ABL2 isoform X1: MGQQVGRVGEPGAGLQQQQPPPQQQQQPPPRGLRGSSAARPAGRRREVAARTAEGGFNIFTQHEALHHPYGCDVEPQALNEAIRWSSKENLLGATESDPNLFVALYDFVASGDNTLSITKGEKLRVLGYNQNGEWSEVRSKNGQGWVPSNYITPVNSLEKHSWYHGPVSRSAAEYLLSSLINGSFLVRESESSPGQLSISLRYEGRVYHYRINTTSDGKVYVTAESRFSTLAELVHHHSTVADGLVTTLHYPAPKCNKPTVYGVSPIHDKWEMERTDITMKHKLGGGQYGEVYVGVWKKYNLTVAVKTLKEDTMEVEEFLKEAAVMKEIKHPNLVQLLGVCTLEPPFYIVTEYMPYGNLLDYLRECNREEVSAVVLLYMATQISSAMEYLEKKNFIHRDLAARNCLVGENHVVKVADFGLSRLMTGDTYTAHAGAKFPIKWTAPESLAYNTFSIKSDVWAFGVLLWEIATYGMSPYPGIDLSQVYDLLEKGYRMEQPEGCPPKVYELMRACWKWNPPDRPSFAETHQAFETMFHDSSISEEVAEELGRTASSSSIVPYLPRLPMLPSKTRTLKKQAENKENIEGTQDTVEHSASSSAPGFIRSTKPTSGSPALPRKQRDKSPSSLLEDAKETTFTRDRKGGFFSSFMKKRNAPTPPKRSSSFREMENQPHKKYELTGNFSSVASLQHVDGFSFAPVQQDTSLAPPKCYGGSFVQRTFYNDDGTGTSSGGGVSTGGGWSGITGFFTPRLIKKTLGLRAGKPTGNEEASKPFPRSNSTSSMSSGLPEQDRMAMTLPRNSQRSKVQLERTVSTSSQPDESTGRANDLLPKRFEEGPALTRERPKAKLLPRGATALPFRTPCGSEEKEGPGLAAASKGKEKNSAQRQGALEDGERLGWSSPVKAAAILPTTHNHKVPVLISPTLKHTPADVQLIGTDSQGNKFKLLSEHQVTSSGDRDRPRRVKPKCAPPPPPVMRLLQQPAACSDAAEELSNVAGAQHGLELSEGSKKAAAAAPVGGKSGRPVMPPPQVPLSLSSTSPVKMANGTAGAKVALRKTKQAAEKISADKISKEALLECADLLSSAITEPTPNSQLVDTGHQLLDYCSGYVDCIPHTRNKFAFREAVSKLELSLQELQVSSTAASVPGANPVLNNLLSCVQEISDVVQR, from the exons AGGCCCTGCACCACCCCTATGGTTGCGATGTTGAACCCCAGGCACTGAATGAAGCCATCAGATGGAGCTCCAAGGAGAACCTGCTTGGAGCCACTGAGAGCGATCCCAATCTCTTTGTTGCACTTTACGATTTTGTAGCAAGCGGTGACAACACGCTCAGCATCACCAAAG GTGAGAAGCTGCGAGTCCTGGGTTACAACCAGAATGGTGAATGGAGTGAGGTACGTTCGAAGAATGGGCAGGGCTGGGTACCAAGCAACTACATCACGCCGGTGAACAGCCTGGAAAAGCATTCATGGTACCATGGGCCAGTGTCACGCAGTGCAGCAGAGTATCTGTTGAGCAGTCTCATCAATGGCAGCTTCCTGGTTCGTGAAAGCGAGAGCAGCCCAGGGCAGCTATCCATCTCGCTCAGGTACGAAGGACGTGTTTACCACTACAGGATCAATACCACCTCAGATGGAAAG GTATATGTGACAGCAGAAAGCCGTTTCAGCACCCTAGCAGAGCTAGTGCACCATCACTCAACAGTAGCAGATGGACTGGTGACAACTTTGCATTACCCAGCACCCAAGTGCAATAAGCCCACAGTCTATGGAGTGTCCCCCATCCATGACAAGTGGGAGATGGAGCGGACTGACATCACCATGAAGCACAAACTTGGGGGAGGGCAGTATGGTGAGGTGTATGTTGGTGTCTGGAAGAAATACAATCTCACAGTTGCTGTGAAAACATTAAAG GAAGATACCATGGAGGTGGAAGAGTTCTTGAAAGAAGCTGCTGTGATGAAGGAGATCAAGCATCCAAATCTAGTGCAGTTGTTAG GTGTATGTACCCTGGAGCCACCCTTTTACATTGTGACAGAATACATGCCATATGGGAACCTGCTAGACTATTTACGGGAATGCAACCGGGAGGAAGTGAGTGCTGTTGTGCTACTCTACATGGCCACTCAGATCTCCTCTGCTATGGAATACCTGGAGAAGAAGAACTTCATTCACAG GGACCTAGCAGCACGGAACTGCTTAGTTGGAGAAAATCATGTGGTGAAGGTGGCTGACTTTGGCTTAAGTCGACTTATGACTGGAGATACCTACACAGCTCATGCTGGAGCCAAGTTCCCAATCAAATGGACAGCCCCTGAGAGCCTGGCCTATAACACGTTTTCAATCAAATCAGATGTGTGGG CCTTTGGGGTGCTGTTATGGGAAATTGCTACCTATGGGATGTCACCATACCCAGGGATTGACCTCTCTCAGGTGTATGATCTGCTGGAAAAGGGCTATCGAATGGAACAACCTGAGGGATGCCCTCCAAAGGTTTACGAATTGATGAGGGCAT GCTGGAAGTGGAACCCCCCAGACCGGCCTTCCTTTGCTGAGACCCACCAGGCTTTTGAAACCATGTTCCATGACTCGAGCATCTCAGAGG AGGTGGCAGAGGAGCTTGGAAGAACAGCCTCTTCCTCATCCATAGTTCCTTACTTGCCCCGGTTACCCATGCTTCCCTCCAAGACTAGAACACTgaagaaacaggcagagaacaaGGAAAACATTGAAGGCACACAAGATACTGTGGAGCACTCGGCTTCCAGCTCAGCACCAG GTTTTATCAGAAGCACAAAGCCAACAAGTGGGTCTCCCGCGCTGCCTCGCAAGCAGAGGGACAAGTCACCCAGCAGCCTGTTGGAGGATGCCAAAGAGACCACTTTCACCAGGGACAGAAAAGGTGGCTTCTTCAGCTCCTTTATGAAGAAGAGGAATGCTCCCACACCTCCCAAGCGCAGCAGTTCCTTCCGGGAGATGGAGAATCAGCCCCATAAGAAATATGAGCTGACGGGTAACTTTTCATCTGTTGCTTCCTTGCAGCACGTGGATGGGTTCTCTTTTGCTCCCGTGCAGCAGGACACAAGCCTGGCGCCACCCAAGTGCTATGGTGGGAGTTTTGTGCAGAGGACCTTCTACAACGACGATGGCACTGGTACCAGCAGTGGTGGGGGTGTAAGCACCGGTGGCGGGTGGTCAGGCATCACTGGTTTCTTTACACCACGCTTGATTAAAAAGACACTGGGTTTACGAGCAGGAAAACCCACTGGCAATGAAGAAGCTTCAAAGCCTTTTCCAAGGTCAAACTCTACATCTTCCATGTCCTCAGGGCTTCCAGAGCAGGATAGGATGGCAATGACCCTTCCCAGAAATTCCCAGAGGTCAAAAGTCCAGCTGGAACGGACAGTGTCCACCTCCTCTCAGCCCGATGAGAGCACAGGGAGGGCCAATGACCTGCTTCCCAAAAGGTTTGAAGAAGGCCCTGCTTTGACCAGAGAGAGACCAAAAGCAAAACTCTTGCCAAGGGGTGCCACAGCACTCCCTTTCCGAACCCCCTGTGGATCGGAAGAAAAGGAGGGTCCAGGGCTAGCAGCAGCTtctaaaggcaaagaaaaaaacagtgccCAACGGCAAGGGGCCCTTGAGGATGGCGAGAGACTGGGGTGGTCGTCTCCAGTAAAGGCTGCAGCAATACTTCCAACCACTCATAACCACAAAGTGCCAGTTCTAATCTCACCCACTCTAAAACACACTCCAGCAGACGTGCAGCTCATTGGCACAGACTCTCAGGGTAATAAATTTAAGCTCTTATCTGAGCATCAGGTCACTTCTTCTGGCGACAGGGACCGGCCCAGACGGGTAAAACCAAAGTGTGCTCCACCTCCACCACCAGTGATGAGGCTCCTGCAACAGCCAGCTGCCTGCTCAGATGCAGCAGAAGAGCTGAGCAACGTGGCAGGAGCGCAGCACGGACTGGAATTGAGCGAAGGGAGtaagaaggcagcagcagcagcacctgttGGTGGAAAATCTGGGAGGCCCGTGATGCCTCCACCTCAAGTGCCTCTGTCATTGTCTTCCACCTCCCCAGTGAAAATGGCCAACGGCACGGCTGGCGCAAAAGTAGCACTAAGAAAGACCAAACAGGCAGCCGAGAAAATCTCCGCAGACAAAATCAGCAAGGAAGCACTGCTGGAGTGCGCAGATCTTCTCTCGAGTGCCATCACCGAGCCGACACCAAACAGCCAGCTGGTGGACACAGGGCACCAGCTGTTGGATTACTGCTCAGGCTATGTGGACTGCATCCCACATACACGCAACAAATTCGCCTTCCGGGAAGCCGTGAGCAAACTGGAACTCAGCCTGCAGGAACTGCAGGTGTCCTCAACAGCTGCTAGCGTCCCTGGGGCAAACCCCGTCCTTAATAACTTATTGTCATGTGTCCAAGAAATCAGCGATGTGGTGCAAAGGTAG
- the ABL2 gene encoding tyrosine-protein kinase ABL2 isoform X3, with amino-acid sequence MGQQVGRVGEPGQQQPPPRGLRGSSAARPAGRRREVAARTAEGGFNIFTQHEALHHPYGCDVEPQALNEAIRWSSKENLLGATESDPNLFVALYDFVASGDNTLSITKGEKLRVLGYNQNGEWSEVRSKNGQGWVPSNYITPVNSLEKHSWYHGPVSRSAAEYLLSSLINGSFLVRESESSPGQLSISLRYEGRVYHYRINTTSDGKVYVTAESRFSTLAELVHHHSTVADGLVTTLHYPAPKCNKPTVYGVSPIHDKWEMERTDITMKHKLGGGQYGEVYVGVWKKYNLTVAVKTLKEDTMEVEEFLKEAAVMKEIKHPNLVQLLGVCTLEPPFYIVTEYMPYGNLLDYLRECNREEVSAVVLLYMATQISSAMEYLEKKNFIHRDLAARNCLVGENHVVKVADFGLSRLMTGDTYTAHAGAKFPIKWTAPESLAYNTFSIKSDVWAFGVLLWEIATYGMSPYPGIDLSQVYDLLEKGYRMEQPEGCPPKVYELMRACWKWNPPDRPSFAETHQAFETMFHDSSISEEVAEELGRTASSSSIVPYLPRLPMLPSKTRTLKKQAENKENIEGTQDTVEHSASSSAPGFIRSTKPTSGSPALPRKQRDKSPSSLLEDAKETTFTRDRKGGFFSSFMKKRNAPTPPKRSSSFREMENQPHKKYELTGNFSSVASLQHVDGFSFAPVQQDTSLAPPKCYGGSFVQRTFYNDDGTGTSSGGGVSTGGGWSGITGFFTPRLIKKTLGLRAGKPTGNEEASKPFPRSNSTSSMSSGLPEQDRMAMTLPRNSQRSKVQLERTVSTSSQPDESTGRANDLLPKRFEEGPALTRERPKAKLLPRGATALPFRTPCGSEEKEGPGLAAASKGKEKNSAQRQGALEDGERLGWSSPVKAAAILPTTHNHKVPVLISPTLKHTPADVQLIGTDSQGNKFKLLSEHQVTSSGDRDRPRRVKPKCAPPPPPVMRLLQQPAACSDAAEELSNVAGAQHGLELSEGSKKAAAAAPVGGKSGRPVMPPPQVPLSLSSTSPVKMANGTAGAKVALRKTKQAAEKISADKISKEALLECADLLSSAITEPTPNSQLVDTGHQLLDYCSGYVDCIPHTRNKFAFREAVSKLELSLQELQVSSTAASVPGANPVLNNLLSCVQEISDVVQR; translated from the exons AGGCCCTGCACCACCCCTATGGTTGCGATGTTGAACCCCAGGCACTGAATGAAGCCATCAGATGGAGCTCCAAGGAGAACCTGCTTGGAGCCACTGAGAGCGATCCCAATCTCTTTGTTGCACTTTACGATTTTGTAGCAAGCGGTGACAACACGCTCAGCATCACCAAAG GTGAGAAGCTGCGAGTCCTGGGTTACAACCAGAATGGTGAATGGAGTGAGGTACGTTCGAAGAATGGGCAGGGCTGGGTACCAAGCAACTACATCACGCCGGTGAACAGCCTGGAAAAGCATTCATGGTACCATGGGCCAGTGTCACGCAGTGCAGCAGAGTATCTGTTGAGCAGTCTCATCAATGGCAGCTTCCTGGTTCGTGAAAGCGAGAGCAGCCCAGGGCAGCTATCCATCTCGCTCAGGTACGAAGGACGTGTTTACCACTACAGGATCAATACCACCTCAGATGGAAAG GTATATGTGACAGCAGAAAGCCGTTTCAGCACCCTAGCAGAGCTAGTGCACCATCACTCAACAGTAGCAGATGGACTGGTGACAACTTTGCATTACCCAGCACCCAAGTGCAATAAGCCCACAGTCTATGGAGTGTCCCCCATCCATGACAAGTGGGAGATGGAGCGGACTGACATCACCATGAAGCACAAACTTGGGGGAGGGCAGTATGGTGAGGTGTATGTTGGTGTCTGGAAGAAATACAATCTCACAGTTGCTGTGAAAACATTAAAG GAAGATACCATGGAGGTGGAAGAGTTCTTGAAAGAAGCTGCTGTGATGAAGGAGATCAAGCATCCAAATCTAGTGCAGTTGTTAG GTGTATGTACCCTGGAGCCACCCTTTTACATTGTGACAGAATACATGCCATATGGGAACCTGCTAGACTATTTACGGGAATGCAACCGGGAGGAAGTGAGTGCTGTTGTGCTACTCTACATGGCCACTCAGATCTCCTCTGCTATGGAATACCTGGAGAAGAAGAACTTCATTCACAG GGACCTAGCAGCACGGAACTGCTTAGTTGGAGAAAATCATGTGGTGAAGGTGGCTGACTTTGGCTTAAGTCGACTTATGACTGGAGATACCTACACAGCTCATGCTGGAGCCAAGTTCCCAATCAAATGGACAGCCCCTGAGAGCCTGGCCTATAACACGTTTTCAATCAAATCAGATGTGTGGG CCTTTGGGGTGCTGTTATGGGAAATTGCTACCTATGGGATGTCACCATACCCAGGGATTGACCTCTCTCAGGTGTATGATCTGCTGGAAAAGGGCTATCGAATGGAACAACCTGAGGGATGCCCTCCAAAGGTTTACGAATTGATGAGGGCAT GCTGGAAGTGGAACCCCCCAGACCGGCCTTCCTTTGCTGAGACCCACCAGGCTTTTGAAACCATGTTCCATGACTCGAGCATCTCAGAGG AGGTGGCAGAGGAGCTTGGAAGAACAGCCTCTTCCTCATCCATAGTTCCTTACTTGCCCCGGTTACCCATGCTTCCCTCCAAGACTAGAACACTgaagaaacaggcagagaacaaGGAAAACATTGAAGGCACACAAGATACTGTGGAGCACTCGGCTTCCAGCTCAGCACCAG GTTTTATCAGAAGCACAAAGCCAACAAGTGGGTCTCCCGCGCTGCCTCGCAAGCAGAGGGACAAGTCACCCAGCAGCCTGTTGGAGGATGCCAAAGAGACCACTTTCACCAGGGACAGAAAAGGTGGCTTCTTCAGCTCCTTTATGAAGAAGAGGAATGCTCCCACACCTCCCAAGCGCAGCAGTTCCTTCCGGGAGATGGAGAATCAGCCCCATAAGAAATATGAGCTGACGGGTAACTTTTCATCTGTTGCTTCCTTGCAGCACGTGGATGGGTTCTCTTTTGCTCCCGTGCAGCAGGACACAAGCCTGGCGCCACCCAAGTGCTATGGTGGGAGTTTTGTGCAGAGGACCTTCTACAACGACGATGGCACTGGTACCAGCAGTGGTGGGGGTGTAAGCACCGGTGGCGGGTGGTCAGGCATCACTGGTTTCTTTACACCACGCTTGATTAAAAAGACACTGGGTTTACGAGCAGGAAAACCCACTGGCAATGAAGAAGCTTCAAAGCCTTTTCCAAGGTCAAACTCTACATCTTCCATGTCCTCAGGGCTTCCAGAGCAGGATAGGATGGCAATGACCCTTCCCAGAAATTCCCAGAGGTCAAAAGTCCAGCTGGAACGGACAGTGTCCACCTCCTCTCAGCCCGATGAGAGCACAGGGAGGGCCAATGACCTGCTTCCCAAAAGGTTTGAAGAAGGCCCTGCTTTGACCAGAGAGAGACCAAAAGCAAAACTCTTGCCAAGGGGTGCCACAGCACTCCCTTTCCGAACCCCCTGTGGATCGGAAGAAAAGGAGGGTCCAGGGCTAGCAGCAGCTtctaaaggcaaagaaaaaaacagtgccCAACGGCAAGGGGCCCTTGAGGATGGCGAGAGACTGGGGTGGTCGTCTCCAGTAAAGGCTGCAGCAATACTTCCAACCACTCATAACCACAAAGTGCCAGTTCTAATCTCACCCACTCTAAAACACACTCCAGCAGACGTGCAGCTCATTGGCACAGACTCTCAGGGTAATAAATTTAAGCTCTTATCTGAGCATCAGGTCACTTCTTCTGGCGACAGGGACCGGCCCAGACGGGTAAAACCAAAGTGTGCTCCACCTCCACCACCAGTGATGAGGCTCCTGCAACAGCCAGCTGCCTGCTCAGATGCAGCAGAAGAGCTGAGCAACGTGGCAGGAGCGCAGCACGGACTGGAATTGAGCGAAGGGAGtaagaaggcagcagcagcagcacctgttGGTGGAAAATCTGGGAGGCCCGTGATGCCTCCACCTCAAGTGCCTCTGTCATTGTCTTCCACCTCCCCAGTGAAAATGGCCAACGGCACGGCTGGCGCAAAAGTAGCACTAAGAAAGACCAAACAGGCAGCCGAGAAAATCTCCGCAGACAAAATCAGCAAGGAAGCACTGCTGGAGTGCGCAGATCTTCTCTCGAGTGCCATCACCGAGCCGACACCAAACAGCCAGCTGGTGGACACAGGGCACCAGCTGTTGGATTACTGCTCAGGCTATGTGGACTGCATCCCACATACACGCAACAAATTCGCCTTCCGGGAAGCCGTGAGCAAACTGGAACTCAGCCTGCAGGAACTGCAGGTGTCCTCAACAGCTGCTAGCGTCCCTGGGGCAAACCCCGTCCTTAATAACTTATTGTCATGTGTCCAAGAAATCAGCGATGTGGTGCAAAGGTAG